One stretch of Emys orbicularis isolate rEmyOrb1 chromosome 7, rEmyOrb1.hap1, whole genome shotgun sequence DNA includes these proteins:
- the FOSL1 gene encoding fos-related antigen 1: protein MFRDYGAGSADGPGSSYNPRPQHPALRSMGPAAASGTLGAAQQKFPPGPSAGAASFVPSLNTITSSQDLQWMVRPTMLNTCSSPSSFTAAPYPRPYGPYPTGARPGVIRTIGPTPGLRRRHSEHMTPEEEERRRVRRERNKLAAAKCRNRRKELTDCLQMETDQLEEEKSGLQKEIAELQKQKERLELILEAHRPVCKVQDESSGEEEELGGPSAPPPVKQESPDPPPAVSRRPPPPVPPRISLPPSGVLEPEALHTPTLMVTPSLTPFTPSLIFNYPAPGEGEPPAGHTFPPEPCSSAHRRGSSSGDQSSDSLNSPTLLAL, encoded by the exons ATGTTCAGGGACTATGGAGCGGGTAGTGCGGACGGCCCGGGATCCTCGTACAACCCTCGCCCTCAGCACCCTGCCCTGCGCAGCATGGGACCGGCCGCCGCCTCAGGGACTCTGGGAGCAGCGCAGCAG AAGTTCCCCCCTGGTCCGAGTGCAGGGGCTGCCAGCTTCGTTCCCAGCCTCAACACCATCACCTCCAGCCAGGACCTGCAGTGGATGGTTCGGCCCACGATGCTCaacacctgctcctccccctcctccttcacaGCTGCCCCATACCCCCGCCCCTATGGCCCCTACCCCACCGGGGCCCGCCCAGGCGTCATCCGCACCATTGGGCCCACCCCTGGGCTACGTCGGAGGCACAGTGAGCAT ATGACCCCCGAGGAAGAGGAGCGGCGCAGGGTACGACGGGAGAGGAACAAACTGGCTGCAGCAAAGTGCCGGAACCGGAGGAAAGAGCTAACGGACTGTCTGCAAATG gaGACGGACCAGTTGGAGGAGGAGAAGTCAGGCCTGCAGAAGGAGATTGCAGAGCTGCAAAAGCAGAAGGAGAGGCTGGAGCTGATTTTGGAGGCCCACCGGCCAGTGTGCAAAGTGCAGGATGAGTCctcgggagaggaggaggagctgggggggccgTCCGCCCCACCCCCTGTCAAGCAGGAGTCCCCGGACCCTCCCCCAGCAGTCTCACGTCGGCCCCCACCACCGGTGCCCCCACGGATCAGCCTTCCCCCAAGCGGGGTCCTGGAGCCTGAGGCCCTGCACACCCCCACCCTGATGGTCACACCCTCGCTAACTCCCTTCACTCCAAGCCTGATCTTCAACTACCCTGCCCCAGGGGAAGGGGAGCCCCCTGCTGGCCATACCTTCCCGCCTGAGCCCTGCAGctctgcccaccggcgtgggagCAGCAGTGGTGACCAATCATCTGACTCCCTcaactcccccaccctgctggcGCTCTGA
- the LOC135880963 gene encoding transmembrane emp24 domain-containing protein 10-like yields MRVPRPGPGLLGPLLLPLLLAGGCGALSFQLPAQTRKCLKEEMHRDVMVTGEYEVSEAGAPGARTDLRVTDSSGHLLYSKEDAKKGKFAFTTDDYEIYEICFESHAQSVGFRVPDQLITLNVKHGVEARNYEDIAKAEKLKPLEVDLRRLEDLSESIVKDFAYMKQREEEMRDTNESTSTRVLYFSIFSMLCLVGLATWQVCYLRRFFKAKKLIE; encoded by the exons ATGCGGGTGCCCCGGCCgggccccggactcctgggtcccctgctgctgccgctgctgctggccGGCGGGTGCGGGGCGCTCTCGTTCCAGCTGCCGGCGCAGACCCGCAAGTGCCTGAAAGAGGAGATGCACCGCGACGTCATGGTGACCGGGGAATATGAGGTGTCAGAGGCCGGGGCGCCGGGGGCCAGGACCGATCTCCGG gtgaCAGACTCCTCCGGCCACCTGCTCTACTCCAAGGAAGACGCCAAGAAGGGCAAATTCGCCTTCACCACAGACGACTATGAGATCTACGAGATCTGCTTCGAGAGCCACGCCCAGTCGG tgggTTTCCGAGTTCCTGACCAGCTGATCACCCTCAATGTCAAACATGGGGTGGAGGCCCGGAACTATGAAGAC attGCCAAGGCAGAGAAGCTGAAGCCCCTGGAGGTAGATCTACGACGTCTCGAGGACCTTTCTGAATCCATCGTCAAGGACTTTGCCTACATGAAGCAGCGGGAGGAGGAAATGAGGGACACAAATG AGTCCACCAGCACCCGCGTGCTCTACTTCAGCATCTTCTCCATGCTGTGTCTGGTGGGCCTGGCCACCTGGCAAGTCTGTTACCTGCGCCGCTTCTTCAAGGCCAAGAAGCTTATCGAGTGA